A region from the Brassica napus cultivar Da-Ae chromosome C8, Da-Ae, whole genome shotgun sequence genome encodes:
- the LOC106438852 gene encoding 26S proteasome non-ATPase regulatory subunit 6 homolog, translating to YLAVSLKSFFLSLNRIECGAEGTQQPHLILAHKLFLLTHPDVQDIEKVQLKSDVLDSIESDGMAPLFETLAASSVLELDQSLLDPMRASNEEELKKLDEKIVDAEENLGESEVREAHLAKALYFIRISDKLKALEQLKLTEGKTVAVGQKMDLVFYTLQLAFFYMDFDLVSKSIDKAKKLFEEGGDWERKNRLKVYEGLYCMSTRNFKKAASLFLDSISTFTTYEIFPYETFIFYTVLTSIITLDRVSLKQKVVDAPEILTVLGKIPFLSEFLNSLYECQYKAFFSAFAGMAEQIKFDRLDQKV from the exons tactTGGCTGTTTCTTTAAAAAGTTTCTTTCTTTCCCTGAATCGAATTGAGTGTGGAGCAGAAGGAACTCAGCAGCCTCACCTGATTCTAGCCCACAAGCTCTTCCTCCTCACTCACCCCGATGTCCAAGACATCGAGAAAGTCCAGCTCAAGTCTGACGTCTTGGATTCGATCGAATCCGATG gtATGGCTCCTTTGTTCGAAACCCTAGCGGCGTCTTCGGTGCTCGAATTGGATCAGAGCTTGTTGGATCCTATGCGGGCTAGTAACGAGGAAGAGCTTAAAAAGCTCGACGAGAA GATTGTAGACGCAGAAGAAAATCTGGGAGAAAGTGAAGTCCGGGAAGCTCATCTTGCTAAAGCTCTGTATTTCATCAGGATCAGTGATAAG TTAAAAGCTCTGGAGCAACTAAAACTCACAGAAGGAAAAACTGTTGCTGTTGGGCAAAAGATGGACCTTGTCTTCTACACACTGCAGCTTGCATTTTTCTACATGGACTTCGATCTGGTATCAAAGAGCATTGACAAAGCCAAAAA GTTGTTTGAAGAGGGTGGTGACtgggagaggaagaacagactaAAGGTCTATGAAGGCTTGTACTGCATGTCCACCAGAAATTTTAAGAAGGCTGCCAGCTTGTTTCTGGATTCTATATCAACCTTCACGACTTATGAGATCTTTCCCTACGAGACCTTCATTTTTTACACCGTCCTGACCAGCATCATAACTCTGGACAGAGTTTCTCTTAAGCAAAAG GTTGTTGATGCACCTGAGATCTTGACCGTTCTTGGGAAGATACCGTTCCTTTCTGAGTTCTTGAACTCCCTGTACGAGTGCCAGTACAAGGCGTTTTTCTCAGCATTTG CTGGAATGGCAGAGCAGATAAAGTTTGACCGCTTGGACCAAAAAGTTTAG